The following are from one region of the Falsirhodobacter halotolerans genome:
- a CDS encoding CsbD family protein yields the protein MGEMVDKAKAAGNKLAGGAKDAIGKATDNPDLQAEGKAQKAKGAAQDVSGTVKGKLGDNV from the coding sequence ATGGGCGAGATGGTAGACAAGGCAAAGGCAGCTGGAAACAAGCTGGCCGGCGGCGCGAAGGATGCGATCGGCAAGGCGACCGACAATCCCGATCTTCAGGCCGAAGGCAAAGCCCAGAAGGCCAAAGGCGCGGCACAGGACGTGTCGGGCACGGTCAAGGGCAAGCTGGGCGACAACGTCTGA
- a CDS encoding L-talarate/galactarate dehydratase, giving the protein MFDLADGKRLLPVNPLNAGLPPGEATTDRVVGIRLSRVTLPLHSAISDAKVLAGRQKPMTEIAFLFCELKTEQGFEGVGYSYSKRAGGRGQYAHACEIADALLGEDPSDIARLWEKMNWAGASVGRSGLATQALAAFDIALWDLKARRADLPLAKLLGAHRDSVRCYNTSGGFLSMEIAEVKDRVTAALDQGIGAIKLKVGQPDPMIDLQRIEAIRAHVGGNVPLAIDANQQWDRTTALRFGRIAEQFNLTWIEEPLDAYDAEGHAMLAAELATPIATGEMLTSVAEHWELIRHNAVDFIQPDAPRVGGITPFLKICALADHHKLQLAPHYCMEIHLHLTAAYGREPWVEHFEWSEAMFEHRLEVKDGRMIVPNRPGLGLTLSGQMRAWTDETACFGTGF; this is encoded by the coding sequence ATGTTCGATCTTGCCGACGGCAAACGCCTTCTGCCCGTGAATCCCCTGAATGCCGGTCTTCCCCCGGGCGAGGCCACGACCGACCGCGTGGTGGGGATCCGCCTGTCACGCGTCACGCTGCCGCTGCACTCCGCCATATCGGACGCGAAGGTTCTGGCCGGGCGGCAAAAGCCAATGACCGAGATCGCGTTCCTGTTCTGCGAACTGAAAACCGAGCAGGGGTTCGAAGGGGTCGGCTATTCCTATTCCAAACGTGCGGGCGGGCGGGGGCAATACGCTCATGCGTGCGAGATCGCCGACGCCCTTCTGGGCGAGGATCCGAGCGACATCGCCCGGTTGTGGGAGAAGATGAATTGGGCGGGCGCGTCGGTGGGGCGGTCGGGTCTGGCGACGCAGGCGTTGGCCGCGTTCGACATCGCGCTGTGGGATCTGAAGGCGCGGCGGGCCGACCTGCCACTGGCGAAGTTGTTGGGCGCGCACCGCGATTCCGTGCGCTGCTACAACACCTCCGGCGGGTTCCTGTCGATGGAGATCGCCGAGGTGAAGGACCGGGTCACCGCCGCGCTGGATCAGGGGATCGGGGCGATCAAGCTGAAGGTGGGGCAGCCCGACCCGATGATCGACCTGCAGCGGATCGAGGCCATTCGCGCCCATGTCGGCGGCAATGTGCCGCTGGCGATCGACGCGAACCAGCAATGGGACCGCACGACCGCGCTGCGCTTTGGCCGCATCGCCGAACAATTCAACCTGACCTGGATCGAAGAGCCGCTGGACGCCTATGACGCCGAAGGCCACGCGATGCTGGCCGCCGAGCTGGCCACCCCCATCGCGACGGGAGAGATGCTGACCTCGGTGGCCGAGCATTGGGAACTGATCCGCCATAACGCCGTCGATTTCATCCAGCCCGATGCGCCGCGCGTGGGGGGGATCACGCCGTTCCTGAAAATCTGTGCATTGGCCGATCACCACAAGCTGCAACTCGCGCCGCATTACTGCATGGAGATCCACCTGCACCTGACCGCCGCCTATGGGCGCGAGCCGTGGGTCGAGCATTTCGAATGGTCCGAAGCGATGTTCGAACACCGGCTGGAGGTGAAGGACGGGCGCATGATCGTGCCGAACCGCCCCGGCCTGGGGCTGACCCTGTCGGGTCAGATGCGCGCTTGGACGGATGAGACGGCCTGTTTCGGCACCGGATTCTGA